A genome region from Flavobacterium sp. includes the following:
- the mtgA gene encoding monofunctional biosynthetic peptidoglycan transglycosylase, with protein sequence MAAPKKPAPKKTAAASKPKSKTGSKKSNRTFGEKVKWFLIKAMLWFFGLSIGSVIFFKYVPVPFTPLMVIRAIENKMDGKEVYFDHDWEPIEKISMNLQKAVIASEDGTFLTHNGFDFKALQKAYKSNERGRRIRGGSTISQQTAKNVFLWQGKSYFRKGLEAYFTVLIEIIWGKERIMEVYLNSIEMGDGVYGAYAATEHWYRRDASSLTPMQAAGIAAILPNPRKFKATGSSSYINRRKERIVREMRYVGKINYDGK encoded by the coding sequence ATGGCAGCACCCAAAAAACCGGCACCAAAAAAGACAGCAGCAGCAAGTAAACCAAAATCAAAAACAGGTTCGAAAAAATCCAACAGAACTTTTGGCGAAAAAGTAAAATGGTTTTTAATTAAAGCTATGTTGTGGTTTTTTGGACTTTCAATAGGATCGGTTATATTTTTTAAATATGTTCCTGTGCCGTTTACACCGCTTATGGTTATTCGTGCCATCGAAAATAAAATGGACGGAAAAGAAGTTTATTTTGACCATGATTGGGAGCCTATTGAAAAAATCTCGATGAATTTGCAAAAAGCGGTTATTGCCAGTGAAGACGGAACGTTTTTAACGCACAACGGCTTCGATTTTAAAGCACTGCAAAAAGCTTATAAAAGCAACGAACGCGGACGAAGAATTCGTGGTGGAAGTACTATTTCACAGCAAACGGCAAAAAATGTCTTTTTATGGCAGGGAAAAAGTTATTTTCGTAAAGGTCTTGAAGCTTATTTTACCGTTTTAATCGAAATTATCTGGGGCAAAGAACGCATCATGGAAGTGTATTTGAACAGTATTGAAATGGGCGATGGCGTTTACGGAGCTTATGCAGCAACTGAACATTGGTACCGAAGAGATGCTTCGAGTTTGACGCCAATGCAGGCGGCCGGAATTGCTGCAATATTGCCCAATCCAAGAAAGTTTAAAGCAACCGGATCATCAAGTTATATCAACAGAAGAAAAGAAAGAATTGTTCGTGAAATGCGCTACGTTGGAAAAATAAATTATGATGGGAAGTAA
- a CDS encoding FAD-dependent oxidoreductase has protein sequence MEFSYWELKNWFTNIDYTIVGSGIVGLHTALRLRERFPVAKILVLERGMLPQGASTKNAGFACFGSLSEIMDDLKTHSEEDVVALIEKRWKGLQLLRKRLGDQAIDFKPHGGYELFLKEDEFGFNECISKMSFINEILKPLFKAEVFSKETDRFGFGNIQDYLIFNPFEAQIDTGNMMQELLRQAVSENILILNQQTVNSFSDAGNQVEVALNNFSFKTNKLLFATNGFANSLTNGAVNPARAQVLITEPIHNLDIKGTFHLDKGYYYFRNINDRILLGGGRNLDFETETTTEFGQTEIIQNKLEDLLKNVILPNQDFQIAHRWSGIMGVGNSKSPVVSQLSENVFCGVRLGGMGVAIGSLIGTELADLI, from the coding sequence ATGGAATTTAGCTATTGGGAACTAAAAAACTGGTTTACAAATATTGATTATACAATTGTAGGCAGCGGAATTGTTGGCTTACATACAGCTTTGCGCTTACGCGAAAGATTTCCTGTTGCAAAAATTCTGGTACTTGAAAGAGGAATGTTACCGCAGGGTGCAAGTACAAAAAATGCCGGTTTTGCCTGCTTCGGAAGTTTATCTGAAATTATGGACGACTTAAAAACACATTCAGAAGAAGATGTTGTGGCACTTATCGAAAAACGCTGGAAAGGTCTGCAGTTACTTCGAAAAAGACTTGGCGATCAGGCAATAGATTTTAAACCACACGGCGGATATGAATTATTTTTGAAAGAAGATGAATTTGGATTTAATGAGTGTATTTCGAAAATGTCTTTTATAAATGAAATTCTAAAACCACTTTTTAAGGCTGAAGTCTTTTCTAAAGAAACTGACCGATTTGGTTTTGGAAATATCCAGGATTATTTAATTTTTAATCCGTTTGAAGCACAGATCGATACCGGAAATATGATGCAGGAATTGTTGAGACAAGCCGTTTCTGAAAATATTTTAATCTTAAACCAACAAACAGTTAACTCTTTTTCTGATGCGGGAAATCAGGTTGAAGTTGCACTAAATAATTTTAGTTTTAAAACCAATAAACTGCTTTTTGCAACCAACGGATTTGCAAATTCACTGACAAATGGAGCAGTTAATCCGGCTAGGGCACAGGTTTTAATTACAGAGCCCATTCATAATTTAGACATAAAAGGAACGTTTCATTTAGATAAAGGCTATTATTATTTTAGAAATATCAACGATAGAATTTTATTAGGAGGAGGAAGAAATCTTGATTTTGAAACAGAAACAACTACAGAATTTGGACAAACAGAAATTATTCAAAATAAATTGGAAGATTTACTGAAAAATGTAATTTTACCAAATCAGGATTTCCAGATTGCGCACCGTTGGAGCGGTATTATGGGAGTTGGAAATAGTAAAAGTCCTGTTGTTTCTCAATTGTCTGAAAACGTGTTTTGCGGAGTACGTTTAGGCGGAATGGGAGTAGCGATAGGCAGTTTAATAGGAACAGAATTAGCAGATTTAATATAA
- a CDS encoding S9 family peptidase, translating to MKKVLLTTLIMMSLNAIGQNVMSPELLWKLGRVTPLGISKDAKNVVFKVSTPSVEENKSHSKFYMIPVNGGNAVEIKDTKDVLADKNVSPDGKYVVYNEEVKIDNVLGKDFYPSLTKSDAQIYDGLDYRHWDTWNEGKFNHVFYKENKDGAKGIDILKGESFDSPQKPFGGDEDYIWSPDSKSIFYVCKKKAGTAYAISTNTNIYEYNLETQKTTNKTEDNLGYDTAPQFSPTGNLSWLQMKRDGYESDKNDIIVEFKGIKTNLTANWDGTVDNFIWSKDGKTVFFVAPVDGTKQLFSVNFPGLTKIAINVRQLTNGDFDVNDLVGFSGDDIIVTRTDMNHAGEIFSFNLKKNTWKQLSNINTETYKNLALSKTEKRYVTTTDGKKMLVWVILPPNFDASKKYPTLLFCQGGPQSALTQSYSFRWNFSLMAAKGYVVVAPNRRGMPGHGVEWNEQISKDWGGQVMDDYLSAIDDLAKESYVDKSRLGCVGASYGGYSVFYLAGIHNNRFKTFIAHDGVFNTVSMLGTTEEVFFNNWDFGGPYWEKDNAVVQKAYTTFNPATLVQNWNRPILIFQGGKDFRVPIGQGQEAFQAAQLRGIKSRFVYFPDENHWVLHPQNAQVWQGEFFKWLNETL from the coding sequence ATGAAAAAAGTATTATTAACAACCTTAATAATGATGAGTTTAAACGCTATCGGGCAGAATGTTATGTCGCCGGAATTGTTATGGAAATTAGGACGAGTAACTCCGCTTGGAATTTCTAAAGATGCAAAAAATGTGGTTTTTAAGGTTTCTACGCCTTCTGTAGAAGAAAATAAATCACATTCTAAATTTTACATGATTCCTGTAAACGGAGGAAATGCTGTTGAAATTAAAGACACAAAAGATGTTTTGGCAGATAAAAATGTTTCGCCAGACGGAAAATATGTAGTTTATAATGAAGAAGTAAAAATCGACAATGTTTTAGGAAAAGATTTTTATCCGAGTTTAACAAAGTCTGATGCTCAAATTTATGATGGTTTAGATTACCGTCACTGGGACACCTGGAACGAAGGAAAATTTAATCATGTTTTTTATAAAGAAAACAAAGACGGCGCAAAAGGAATTGATATTTTAAAAGGTGAATCTTTTGATTCTCCACAAAAACCTTTTGGCGGTGACGAAGATTATATCTGGTCGCCAGACAGCAAAAGTATTTTTTATGTGTGCAAGAAAAAAGCTGGAACAGCTTATGCAATTTCTACGAACACCAATATTTATGAGTACAATTTAGAAACTCAAAAAACAACCAATAAAACCGAAGACAATTTAGGTTACGACACGGCGCCGCAATTTTCTCCAACAGGAAATTTATCTTGGCTACAAATGAAACGTGACGGTTACGAGTCTGATAAAAACGACATTATTGTTGAATTTAAAGGAATCAAAACGAATCTAACGGCAAATTGGGACGGAACTGTAGATAATTTTATCTGGAGCAAAGACGGAAAAACAGTTTTCTTTGTTGCGCCAGTTGACGGAACAAAACAGCTATTCTCAGTTAATTTTCCGGGTTTAACTAAAATCGCAATCAACGTTCGTCAGTTGACAAATGGAGATTTTGACGTAAATGATTTAGTTGGTTTTTCTGGAGATGATATAATCGTTACAAGAACAGACATGAATCATGCGGGTGAGATTTTTTCTTTTAATTTGAAGAAAAACACTTGGAAACAATTATCAAACATCAATACTGAAACGTACAAAAATTTAGCTTTAAGCAAAACTGAAAAACGCTACGTTACTACAACTGACGGTAAAAAAATGTTGGTTTGGGTAATCTTACCTCCAAATTTTGATGCTTCTAAAAAATATCCTACTTTATTGTTCTGCCAGGGCGGACCTCAAAGTGCGTTGACACAATCGTATTCTTTCCGTTGGAATTTCTCTTTAATGGCGGCAAAAGGTTACGTAGTTGTGGCACCAAACCGTCGCGGAATGCCGGGTCACGGTGTTGAATGGAATGAACAAATTAGTAAAGACTGGGGCGGACAAGTTATGGACGATTACCTTTCTGCAATTGATGATTTAGCTAAAGAAAGTTACGTTGACAAAAGCCGTTTAGGCTGCGTTGGTGCAAGTTACGGAGGATATTCTGTATTTTACTTAGCCGGAATTCACAACAACCGTTTCAAAACTTTTATCGCTCACGATGGGGTTTTCAATACCGTTTCTATGTTGGGAACAACTGAAGAAGTTTTCTTCAACAACTGGGATTTTGGCGGACCTTATTGGGAAAAAGACAATGCTGTAGTGCAAAAAGCATACACTACTTTCAATCCGGCCACTTTGGTTCAAAACTGGAACAGACCTATTTTGATTTTCCAGGGCGGAAAAGATTTCCGTGTACCAATCGGGCAGGGACAAGAAGCTTTTCAGGCTGCTCAGTTAAGAGGAATAAAAAGCCGATTCGTTTATTTTCCAGATGAAAATCACTGGGTTTTACATCCTCAAAACGCTCAGGTTTGGCAGGGAGAGTTTTTTAAATGGTTAAACGAAACTCTGTAA
- a CDS encoding ATP-binding protein, with translation MESKKSYTALKVLFSYVALLALVVTVGWFLYSENAVYNKLEDKIALEKTKILRVSKLFSNVYKTESLARQTIQTNSEKDFKSYLIETDSLRARLDTLKQIVTTDYQKALLDSVTYLLSEKTENIRQLKTIKNKAEDEVSVNNAIDEITKMEFNLRKLELQDFTKNPNELGSYQRNVLQKYVDYLNQNIPDDSTNTLSKKASDSILANSKKLLSNVKIKAEKKKESLNFEENKLLKNEIAISDQLRKVLRIIEREIIINSIKNNSLKEKSLKKVNEIVTASAIIGLILTIFFSILIVSDYSKSQLYKKQLEIANFKTKNLLKSREQLISTVSHDLKTPLSTIVGYSELLGNSDINTKQSYFVKNIKNSSEYISQLVQDLLDFSRIEAGKITIEKVPFYLPELIEDTAKNIQTVYKQKSIDLIINVDEKLKTRVVGDPFRLKQILTNIIGNAYKFTEEGHIKISSYVTENENFFVITIEDTGIGIEKGNQKLVFEEFTQANENIEKKYGGTGLGLAICQKIVSFLGGRISLESTFGKGSTFEIKIPLVFDHSEITVEEIKRNIARNTTKQTFVVIDDDINLLNLTSGVLRQENHQVHSFNSAVKALEAIKNTHFDFVITDIQMPEMDGFMFLEKLRNFEKGIYKNQPVIALTGRTDLNPSVYAEAGFTTVVNKPYSPRILLETIQHILDNETLPQVEIQNKEEAVSSQLYSLETLKEFLGNDEDALNDVLKAFIISSNENLDLLENAVNEENVPEINSIAHRIAPMFKQIEARDIGTILKTLEQNNLEIADLKDIYIALKAKTTKLFSVLEKEVV, from the coding sequence ATGGAAAGCAAGAAAAGTTACACAGCACTCAAAGTTTTATTCAGCTATGTTGCATTACTGGCTTTGGTTGTAACGGTTGGATGGTTTTTATATTCAGAAAATGCGGTTTATAATAAACTTGAAGATAAAATTGCCCTTGAAAAAACAAAAATCCTTCGCGTAAGTAAATTATTTTCTAATGTTTACAAAACAGAAAGTCTGGCCAGGCAAACCATTCAGACCAATTCTGAAAAGGATTTTAAAAGTTACCTTATCGAAACGGATTCTTTAAGAGCCAGACTCGACACTTTAAAACAAATTGTTACTACTGATTATCAAAAAGCTCTGCTTGACAGCGTAACGTATTTATTGTCTGAAAAAACAGAAAATATCCGACAGCTAAAAACCATAAAAAATAAAGCCGAAGATGAAGTTTCTGTTAATAACGCGATTGACGAAATTACCAAAATGGAGTTCAATCTTCGAAAACTGGAACTTCAGGATTTTACTAAAAACCCAAACGAATTAGGAAGCTATCAGCGAAATGTTCTTCAAAAATATGTTGATTACTTAAATCAGAATATTCCGGATGATAGTACGAATACGCTTAGCAAAAAAGCTTCGGATTCGATTTTGGCGAATTCTAAAAAACTGCTCAGCAACGTAAAAATAAAAGCTGAGAAGAAAAAAGAGTCTCTTAATTTTGAAGAGAATAAACTTCTGAAAAATGAAATTGCGATTTCGGATCAGCTTAGAAAAGTGCTTCGTATTATTGAGCGAGAAATCATCATCAACTCCATAAAAAACAATTCATTAAAAGAAAAATCGCTTAAAAAAGTCAACGAAATTGTAACGGCTTCGGCAATAATTGGTTTAATATTGACCATCTTTTTTTCTATTTTAATTGTGAGCGACTATTCAAAATCACAGCTTTATAAAAAACAACTCGAAATTGCGAATTTCAAAACCAAAAATTTATTAAAAAGCCGCGAGCAATTAATCTCTACGGTAAGTCACGATTTAAAAACGCCTTTGAGTACCATTGTGGGTTATTCAGAACTTTTGGGCAATTCTGATATTAATACAAAACAGTCTTACTTTGTAAAAAACATTAAGAATTCATCTGAATATATTTCGCAGCTTGTTCAGGATTTACTGGATTTCTCCCGAATTGAAGCAGGAAAAATTACGATAGAAAAAGTGCCGTTTTACCTTCCTGAACTTATTGAAGATACAGCCAAAAACATTCAGACGGTTTACAAACAAAAAAGCATCGATTTAATTATTAATGTTGATGAAAAACTGAAAACCAGAGTAGTTGGCGATCCGTTTCGTTTGAAACAAATTTTGACGAATATCATTGGCAATGCTTATAAATTTACCGAAGAAGGTCATATCAAAATCAGTTCATATGTTACCGAAAATGAAAACTTTTTTGTCATTACAATCGAAGATACCGGTATTGGAATTGAAAAAGGAAACCAAAAATTGGTCTTTGAAGAATTTACTCAGGCCAATGAAAATATCGAAAAAAAATACGGCGGAACTGGTTTAGGACTTGCTATCTGCCAAAAAATAGTTTCGTTTTTAGGTGGAAGAATAAGTCTCGAAAGTACTTTTGGGAAAGGAAGTACGTTTGAAATTAAAATCCCTTTAGTGTTTGATCACAGCGAAATAACGGTTGAAGAAATAAAAAGAAATATTGCCCGAAATACGACAAAACAAACTTTTGTTGTAATTGATGATGATATTAACCTCCTCAATTTAACCAGCGGCGTTCTCAGACAGGAAAATCATCAGGTACATTCTTTTAACAGCGCTGTAAAAGCTTTAGAAGCCATTAAGAATACGCATTTTGATTTTGTGATAACAGATATCCAAATGCCGGAAATGGATGGTTTTATGTTTCTGGAAAAACTTCGAAACTTTGAAAAAGGAATTTATAAAAATCAGCCGGTTATTGCCCTTACAGGAAGAACCGATCTAAATCCGTCAGTTTATGCCGAAGCCGGTTTTACTACAGTTGTAAATAAACCTTATTCGCCAAGAATATTGTTAGAAACGATTCAGCATATTCTGGATAATGAAACCCTGCCGCAAGTTGAAATACAGAATAAAGAAGAAGCCGTTTCCTCTCAATTGTATTCTCTGGAAACCCTTAAAGAGTTTTTAGGCAATGATGAGGATGCTTTAAATGATGTTCTCAAAGCTTTTATTATAAGCAGTAATGAAAATTTAGATTTACTTGAGAATGCAGTAAATGAAGAAAATGTTCCGGAAATAAATTCTATTGCACATCGAATTGCGCCTATGTTCAAGCAAATTGAAGCACGAGATATTGGCACAATATTAAAAACGCTGGAACAAAATAATCTTGAAATAGCAGATTTGAAAGATATTTACATTGCTTTAAAAGCTAAAACAACCAAACTTTTTTCTGTTTTAGAAAAAGAAGTTGTTTAG
- a CDS encoding sigma-54 dependent transcriptional regulator — MSKILVIEDDISFCKLLEKFLIKNKYEVSIAFSASEARTAIKNESFDLILTDLRLPDSDGIVLMSEIKNSHPETPVILMTGYSDVNTAVKAIKNGAADYISKPFNPDEVLLVITNALQAPIDEVEEEIETPSKQKKPAKKTVSAENEFVRGISVASKKLLDHIQLVSPTDMSVLIIGESGTGKEIIAKSIHQQSQRKNNNFIAVDCGAIPKELAASEFFGHLKGSFTGAISDKMGYFEAANGGTLFLDEIGNLSYENQIQLLRALQERKIKPVGSNKEINVDIRIITATNEDLREAVKNGDFREDLYHRINEFSIQSPSLKDRDEDLMVFADYFLEKANQQLNKDVIGFSPEVVSIFQNYSWPGNLRELQNCVKRATLLTQGDFIESDVLPIEFFQSQKQAGFSGSFSLSDNEKEAIIQALNRTQNNKSEAAKLLKITRKTLYNKLKQYNID, encoded by the coding sequence ATGTCTAAGATATTAGTAATAGAAGATGATATTTCATTTTGTAAATTATTAGAGAAATTTCTAATAAAAAACAAATATGAAGTCAGTATCGCTTTTTCAGCCTCAGAAGCCAGAACAGCTATCAAAAACGAATCATTCGATTTGATTTTGACAGATCTTCGTCTGCCTGATTCTGATGGTATTGTGCTAATGTCTGAAATTAAAAATTCACATCCTGAAACTCCTGTAATCTTAATGACAGGTTACTCAGATGTTAATACGGCAGTAAAAGCAATTAAAAACGGTGCGGCCGATTATATCTCGAAACCCTTCAATCCTGATGAAGTTTTACTCGTTATTACAAATGCTTTACAAGCTCCAATTGATGAAGTAGAAGAAGAAATAGAAACACCTTCGAAGCAAAAGAAACCTGCAAAAAAAACAGTTTCTGCGGAAAATGAATTTGTACGCGGAATTTCGGTAGCTTCTAAAAAACTTTTAGATCATATTCAGTTGGTAAGCCCAACGGATATGTCGGTTTTAATTATTGGCGAAAGCGGAACCGGAAAAGAAATTATTGCCAAAAGCATCCATCAGCAAAGTCAGAGAAAAAACAATAATTTTATTGCGGTAGACTGCGGAGCCATTCCAAAAGAATTGGCAGCAAGTGAATTCTTTGGTCATTTAAAAGGATCATTTACCGGAGCTATCAGTGATAAAATGGGATATTTTGAGGCAGCAAACGGAGGTACACTTTTTCTGGATGAAATTGGAAACCTTTCTTATGAAAACCAAATTCAGTTATTGCGAGCACTTCAGGAAAGAAAAATTAAACCCGTTGGAAGCAATAAAGAAATAAACGTCGATATCCGCATTATTACCGCTACAAACGAAGATTTACGTGAGGCAGTAAAAAATGGCGATTTTAGAGAAGATTTATACCATAGAATCAACGAATTTTCTATTCAGTCTCCATCTTTAAAAGACCGTGACGAAGATTTAATGGTTTTTGCCGATTATTTCCTGGAAAAAGCCAATCAGCAATTAAACAAAGATGTAATAGGATTTTCGCCTGAAGTGGTTTCTATTTTTCAAAACTACAGCTGGCCGGGAAACTTACGTGAATTACAAAATTGTGTAAAACGTGCCACACTTTTAACACAGGGTGATTTTATTGAAAGTGATGTTTTGCCAATAGAATTTTTTCAGTCGCAAAAACAAGCCGGTTTCAGTGGCAGTTTTTCATTATCAGATAATGAAAAGGAAGCTATTATTCAAGCACTCAACAGAACTCAGAATAATAAATCGGAAGCAGCAAAACTGCTTAAAATTACCAGAAAAACGCTTTATAATAAATTAAAGCAATACAATATCGACTAA
- the accC gene encoding acetyl-CoA carboxylase biotin carboxylase subunit, with amino-acid sequence MFKKILIANRGEIALRVIRTCKEMGIKTVAVYSTADAESLHVKFADEAVCIGPPPSNLSYLKMSNIIAAAEITNADAIHPGYGFLSENAKFSKICQEHGIKFIGAAPEMIDRMGDKASAKATMKAAGVPCVPGSDGLLESYEHAQKTATEIGYPVMMKATAGGGGKGMRAIWKEEDLLKAWESARQEAAAAFGNDGMYMEKLIEEPRHIEIQVVGDSYGKACHLSERDCSVQRRHQKLTEETPSPFMTDELRTRMGEAAVKAAEFIKYEGAGTVEFLVDKHRNFYFMEMNTRIQVEHPITEQVIDYDLIREQIMVAAGIPISGKNYLPELHAIEVRINAEDPYNDFRPSPGKITTLHMPGGHGVRLDTHVYSGYSIPPNYDSMIAKLITTAQSREEAISKMRRALDEFVIEGVKTTIPFHRQLMDDPKYIAGDYTTAFMETFKMKPIEE; translated from the coding sequence ATGTTTAAAAAAATATTAATTGCGAATAGAGGAGAAATTGCACTTCGTGTGATTCGTACGTGCAAGGAGATGGGAATTAAAACTGTAGCAGTTTATTCTACAGCCGATGCAGAAAGTTTGCATGTTAAATTTGCAGACGAAGCGGTTTGTATTGGTCCTCCTCCAAGTAACTTATCGTATTTAAAAATGTCAAATATTATTGCTGCTGCAGAAATTACAAATGCAGATGCAATACACCCAGGATATGGTTTTCTTTCTGAGAATGCTAAATTCTCAAAAATTTGCCAGGAGCACGGAATCAAATTTATTGGTGCAGCTCCTGAAATGATCGACAGAATGGGAGATAAAGCTTCTGCAAAAGCTACAATGAAAGCCGCAGGAGTTCCTTGTGTACCAGGTTCAGACGGATTATTAGAATCTTATGAACATGCACAAAAAACAGCAACAGAAATTGGTTATCCAGTTATGATGAAAGCTACTGCTGGTGGTGGTGGAAAAGGAATGCGTGCCATCTGGAAAGAAGAAGATCTTTTGAAAGCTTGGGAAAGTGCACGTCAGGAAGCTGCTGCAGCTTTTGGAAATGACGGAATGTACATGGAAAAACTTATCGAAGAGCCACGTCATATCGAAATTCAGGTTGTTGGAGATTCTTACGGAAAGGCGTGTCACCTTTCTGAAAGAGATTGCTCTGTACAACGTCGTCACCAAAAACTTACTGAAGAAACACCTTCACCTTTCATGACTGATGAATTGCGTACAAGAATGGGAGAAGCCGCTGTAAAAGCTGCCGAATTCATTAAATACGAAGGAGCAGGAACTGTAGAATTTCTTGTGGACAAACACAGAAATTTCTATTTCATGGAAATGAATACACGTATTCAGGTTGAACACCCAATTACGGAACAAGTAATTGATTACGATTTAATTCGTGAGCAAATTATGGTTGCTGCCGGAATTCCAATTTCTGGAAAAAACTACTTACCAGAATTACATGCGATTGAAGTTCGTATTAATGCCGAAGATCCATACAACGATTTTCGTCCTTCACCAGGAAAAATTACTACGCTTCATATGCCAGGAGGACACGGAGTACGTTTAGATACTCACGTTTACTCAGGATATAGCATTCCGCCAAATTACGATTCCATGATTGCGAAGTTAATTACAACGGCGCAGTCTCGTGAAGAAGCTATCAGCAAAATGCGTAGAGCTCTTGACGAATTTGTCATCGAAGGTGTGAAAACTACAATCCCTTTCCACAGACAATTAATGGATGATCCAAAATATATTGCAGGAGATTACACAACTGCATTTATGGAAACTTTCAAAATGAAACCTATTGAGGAATAA
- the accB gene encoding acetyl-CoA carboxylase biotin carboxyl carrier protein, with protein MDLKEIQNLIKFVANSGVAEVKLEMDDVKITIRTTLESNVTEATYVQQLPAQAALPQAAVPQVTAPVVVNVTPEAPAAKEDSKYVTIKSPIIGTFYRKPSPDKPVFTEVGSTVSKGDVLCVIEAMKLFNEIESEVSGKIVKILVDDMSPVEFDQPLFLVDPS; from the coding sequence ATGGATTTAAAAGAAATTCAAAACCTAATCAAATTTGTTGCAAATTCAGGCGTTGCGGAAGTGAAGTTGGAAATGGATGACGTAAAAATCACTATCAGAACAACTCTAGAATCAAATGTTACAGAAGCTACTTACGTGCAGCAATTACCAGCTCAGGCAGCTTTACCTCAGGCGGCTGTTCCACAAGTTACAGCTCCGGTAGTGGTAAATGTAACTCCAGAAGCTCCAGCTGCTAAAGAAGATTCTAAATATGTTACTATAAAATCTCCAATCATTGGAACATTCTATAGAAAACCATCTCCAGACAAACCAGTTTTTACAGAAGTTGGAAGCACAGTATCTAAAGGAGATGTTCTTTGCGTAATTGAAGCAATGAAATTATTCAACGAAATCGAATCAGAAGTTTCAGGTAAAATTGTAAAAATTCTTGTTGACGATATGTCTCCAGTTGAATTTGATCAACCTTTATTCTTAGTAGATCCATCATAA
- a CDS encoding beta-ketoacyl-ACP synthase III: MNTITAAITAVGAYVPDFVLSNKVLETMVDTNDEWITTRTGIKERRILKDADKGTSYLAIKAAQDLIAKANIDPLEIDMIVMATATPDMMVASTGVYVATEIGATNAFAYDLQAACSSFLYGMSTAAAYVQSGRYKKVLLIGADKMSSIVDYTDRATCIIFGDGAGAVLFEPNYEGLGLQDEYLRSDGVGRDFLKIPAGGSLIPPSEETVKNRQHNIMQDGKTVFKYAVTNMADASELILQRNNLTNQDVDWLVPHQANKRIIDATAGRLELDDSKVLVNIERYGNTTSGTLPLVLADFEHKLKKGDNVIFAAFGGGFTWGSIYLKWAYDKK, from the coding sequence ATGAATACAATCACAGCCGCAATTACCGCTGTTGGAGCTTATGTTCCTGACTTCGTTCTTTCGAACAAAGTTTTAGAAACAATGGTTGATACCAATGACGAGTGGATCACTACTCGAACAGGAATTAAAGAAAGAAGAATTCTTAAAGATGCTGATAAAGGAACATCTTACCTTGCCATAAAAGCGGCACAGGATTTAATTGCGAAAGCAAATATTGATCCGCTTGAAATTGACATGATTGTCATGGCAACGGCAACACCAGATATGATGGTAGCTTCGACAGGAGTATATGTTGCAACGGAAATTGGAGCTACAAATGCATTCGCTTACGATTTGCAGGCAGCTTGTTCAAGTTTCTTATACGGAATGTCTACTGCTGCGGCTTATGTGCAGTCTGGAAGGTACAAAAAAGTTCTTTTAATTGGTGCCGATAAAATGTCGTCAATTGTAGATTATACAGACAGGGCAACTTGTATTATTTTTGGTGATGGAGCAGGAGCGGTTCTTTTTGAACCAAATTATGAAGGTCTTGGTTTACAAGACGAGTATTTAAGAAGTGATGGTGTAGGACGCGATTTTCTTAAAATTCCTGCCGGAGGTTCTTTGATTCCGCCATCTGAAGAGACTGTAAAAAATAGACAGCATAATATTATGCAAGACGGGAAAACTGTTTTCAAATATGCTGTAACTAATATGGCAGATGCAAGTGAATTGATTTTGCAAAGAAATAATTTGACAAATCAGGATGTTGACTGGTTAGTGCCGCATCAGGCTAATAAGCGTATTATTGATGCTACTGCAGGAAGATTAGAATTAGACGATTCTAAGGTATTAGTAAATATCGAAAGATATGGTAATACAACTTCTGGAACATTACCATTAGTATTGGCAGACTTTGAGCATAAGCTTAAAAAAGGAGATAATGTTATTTTTGCCGCTTTTGGTGGAGGATTCACTTGGGGATCTATCTATTTAAAATGGGCTTACGATAAGAAATAA
- the rpmF gene encoding 50S ribosomal protein L32 codes for MAHPKRKTSKTRRDKRRTHYKATVAQIATCPITGEAHLYHRAYWHEGKMYYRGQVVIDKSEAVA; via the coding sequence ATGGCACATCCTAAGAGAAAAACCTCGAAAACAAGAAGAGATAAGAGAAGAACACATTATAAAGCTACTGTAGCTCAAATCGCTACATGCCCAATCACTGGTGAAGCACATTTATACCACAGAGCTTACTGGCACGAAGGTAAAATGTATTACAGAGGGCAAGTTGTTATCGATAAATCTGAAGCGGTTGCTTAA